From the Streptomyces sp. NBC_00654 genome, the window GCTTCAGCGTCGCCTCCGCCTTCGCCCGGTCCGCGGGCCTCAGCCTGGAGATCAGCGCGCCGTGGTTGGTGTCCGGCGCCTCGAAGAGCATCGAGTCGTGCGGGGACGGCTCGAACCGCTCGGCGCTCCACGGGTCGTTCTGCCCGTAGACGAACATCATCCGCTCGCCCCGACGGGTCACCCAGCGGTCGACGTCCTTGATGGTGCGGCCCTCGTACCGGGTACGCATGTCCGCGGGCAGCACGGAGTTCGGCCGATAGATGTCCGGGTGGTTCCGTACGTCCCTGAGATGCTTGAACTTCAGGTCGGCCCAGCCCAGTTGGGCGGCCGCCTGGCGGTAGTACGGTCCGCTGCCGTCGGCTCCGGCGCCGTCGTCGGAGTAGATGCTCAGCCCGTGCTCCAGCGACCAGGCGTACAGCTCCTCGTCACCGGCGGTACGCGCGTCGGGGACGGCCGGGCAGTCGGTGTGCGTACCGCTCTGCCAGAAGTTCCAGACCTGGTCCAGCACCGAGAACTCGAAGGCCCGGTCGGCCGATCCGAGGTGGCGGAAGGTGAGCCCCCGCTCCTTGACGGTGGCCTCGAAGCGGGGCAGTATCCGGTCCCGCCGCACCAGCATCTCCCGCTGTACGGCGTTGAGCGCGGCCCGGCATGCGGGCGTGCCGACGGTCCGGAAGAACCTCTCGTACCCGCTGTCGTCCTTGTTGTCCGCGTCGTTCGGTGCGACGTAGGCGACGACGGCGTCCAGGTCGTCCGGGTAGAAGCGCTCGTGGTAGACCTGCGTCATTCCGCCCTTGGACGCGCCCGTGCCGAGCCACTTGGCGGTGTAGACCGTCTTCAGGGCCTCGACGACGGCGTGTTCGTCGCTCGCCTCCTGCCACACGTTCAGGTCGCGCCAGTCGACGGTCGCGGGCCGGGACTCGCTGAAGTAGCGGTGCTCGACGCTGACCTGGTTGGCGCCGAGGAGGGTGGTGATCTCCCGGGTGGACGTGGCCAGCGAGTAGCCGCCGGTGTAGAGCACCATCGGGGCGGTCGCCGCCCTGTGCCAGAGCGTCAGCCGCTGCTGGAAGGTACCGCGGGCCGGGTTCCGGTGGTCGACGGGCTGCGTCAGCGTGAGCGTGTAGAAGGGAAATCCGTCCTTGAGGGTCTGCGAGAGGACGGTGAGTCCCGGTATCCGGTCGAGCTGTTCGCGTACGTCCGTGGCGGCGGAGACGGAGCCGGGGGCGGACGGCGTAGAGCCGGCCGCGACGGCCGCCGGGCCGGTCAGCACACCGGTGGCGGTGACGATTCCGGCGCAGAGCAGGGCGGGAAGCAGTTTGTGGCGCAACGCTCGGGTCCCCTCGGAGGGTTGGTGCGACGGACACGACGGCCGCATCGTAGTCGTCGCTGTGCGCCTGTCAGCCGCTGCGGGACAGCGCCGCCTGTCAGGCGCCGCGGGACAGCGTTTAGGGAATCTGCCCGATGCCGTCCGCCCTCCTTAGCCACGAGCCTGGTCCCCGTGACGGATGCGCAGGTCAGGAAGGCACGGTGGGGTGCGATGGCAGGGTCAGCGGTGGGCAGGGTGCTCCGGGACCGCACGGCGGGGCGGTATCTGGCGGGGGTGGTCGTCTCCGGTTTCGGAACCTCGGCGATGTGGCTCACGGCCGGGATCTGGGTCAAGTCGCTCACCGGGTCCGACTCCCTCGCCGCACTGACCGTGTTCGCGATGTGGGCGCCGGTGCTCATCGGTCCGGCGCTCGGCGCGGTCGCCGACCGGCTGCCGGGAAAGCCGCTGCTGGTCCGGGTGAACGCCGCGATGGCGGTCCTGCTGTTGACGCTGCCGCTGGTCGGTTCGGCCGGGCGGATCTGGCTGGTCTTCGTGGTCCTGGTGCTCTACGGGGTGAGCGGGGTGCTCGTGGACGCGGCGGAAGCGGCCCTGGTCGCACGGTCGGTGGACCCCGTACTGCTGGGCGACCTCAACGGGCTGCGGATGAGCGCCAACGAGGGGATGAAGCTGCTCGCCCCGCTCGCCGGCGCGGGACTGTACGCACGGTTCGGCGGCGGGACGGTGGCGGTGCTGGACGCGGCGACCTTCGTCCTGGCCGCGCTGATCTTCGCACGGCTGCCGGTACGGGAGGAGGCGCGGGAGCCGCTGCGGAGCGGGGCCGGGGAGGATTCGCGGTGGAAGGAACTGACGCGGGGCGCACGGCAGTTGCGGGAATCGCCGGTGCTGCGGCCCCTGGTGTGCGCCGGAGCGGCGACGATGCTGCTCGCCGGGCTGAACGGGGCGGCGGCCTACGCCTATGTCGACGATGTGCTCGGCCGCTCCCCCGCGTACACCGGACTGCTGTACGCGGCTCAGGGCGCCGGTTCGGTGGCGGTCGGGCTGCTGGCCGGACCGCTGCTGCGGCGACTGGGCGAGCGGGTGTTCGCGGGGGCCGGGATCGCGCTGTTCGCGGTTGCCGTGGGGGCGCGTGCGCTGCCGTACGACGCGGTGGCCCCGGTGAGCGCCGTGGCGATCGGGTTCGGGCTGCCGTGCGTACTGATCGCGGCCATGACGGCCGTGCAGCGGGAGACACCGGACGCGGCGCTCGGCCGGACGGCGGCGACGGCCAACTCGCTGATGATGGCGCCCAACGCGCTGGCGCTGGCGCTCGGCGCGGGGCTCGTCGCGGTGCTGGACACCCGCGTGCTGCTGGCGCTGACGGGCGTGCTGGGGCTGTTCGCGGCGGTGCTGCCGGGCCGGGGCCGCCGGGGGGCGCCGCGGCCGGTACGGACCGGCGGGGGAGGCTGACGGGCGCCCCCACCGGTCCGCTCCCGTCATCACCCGATGCGCGACAGCGCCTCGGCGACGGCTTCGAGGTCCGGGTCGGAGGCCAGCCCGGCGTGATACAGGCGCAGTTGGTTCGCGCCGAGGGAGGCGGCGTGGGCCGCGTCCCGCTCCAGGGTGCCGGGGCTGCCGCCCATCCCGGTCACCACACCGAAGTTGGCGGCGAGCACCGCGGACCGCCCGGCGAACGGCCCGAGCACCGCCTCGCGCGCCGCGTCACCGCCGGTGCACGGCAGCACCACGCCGTCCGCCACACCGAGGATGTGCTCCGCCTCCACTCCGGCGTTGGCCCCCGAGCGGTACGGGGCGGGGTCGGCGTGCAGCAGGACCTGGAAGCCCGGTGCGGCTGCCGCCCGCACCGCGGCGACCGCGGCCTCCTGGAGCGTGCGGGCGGCCGAGGTCCGCCATCGGAGGGTGGCGTCGGCGAGGCCGGGGCCGAGGAGCTTCTCGACGCCGGACCAGCCGGCTTCGGTGGAGCCGGAACCGGCCCAGCCGGGGGCCAGGGCGCGGCGCACGGCCGTCCCCAGTTCGTCGGCGTCCAGTCCCTGGGCGGCGTAGCCGTCCCGGCAGGAGGCGCAGAAGCACAGGGACATCAGGTACTGCGCCGCGTCCCCCAGACCGACGCCCGTGACCTTGTCGTGGGCGTGCAGATGGGCGAAGCCGTACCAGCCGCAGGACTCCAGTTCGGTGCCGCTCGTCCCGGGCCGGGCGGCGGCCTCCTCCGCCAGGGCGACGAGGTAGCCGCGGACCGCGGGCTGGGCGATGCAGGGCGCCCAGGGGTAGCGGTCGCCGTAGGCGTTGACGACGCTGTGGTGCGGATACTCCGCGCCCAGGCGGGAGTTGTGCGCGAGGACGACCCAGCTGTGCACGTCGAGACCGGCCTCGGCCAGGGCGTGCGCCGCGTCGCCGTACGGGTCGTCCCGGTCCACCCAGCTCTGCGCGTAGGGCGCCGGTTCACGCCCCGCCCAGCGGCTCGCGTCCGGCGGGTAGAGCACCGCGGCGTGCTGGGCGGTGACGATCCTGCGCACCGGATGGCGCGGGGTGAGGGCCCGGGTGGAGTGGTAGGCGGAGGCCAGGGTCACCTGCTGGACGCCGAGGTCCGCGATCCGCGCGGGGGCGTCCGGGTCCCCGATGACGTCCCACGGGTAGAGGAAGACGGAGGTCCTCACACCCGCTCCCCGTCCGCGTACTCCTCCAGCAGCGCGCGGCCGCTCGCGATGATCCCGGCCAGGTCCTTGACGTGGGCGGCGGTCGGCTCGGTGAGCGGGGTGCGTACCCCGCCGACGTCCAGGCCCTGGAGCCGGACGGCCGCCTTGACCAGGGAGACGGCGTATCCGCGGCCCTGGGCGCGCAGTTCGACCAGGGGCCGGTAGAAGCGGTCGAGCAGCGCGTTGACCAGGCCGTCGTCGCCGGCTTCCAGGGCCCGGTAGAAGGCGAGGGCGATGTCCGGGGCGAAGGCGAAGACGGCGGAGGAGTAGAGCGTGACGCCGATGCCCCGGTAGGCCGGGCCGGTCAGCTCGGCGGTGGGCAGACCGTTGAAGTACAGGAAGTCCCCGCCGGGCAGCTGGGTGCGTACGGCGCTGACGATGCGCTGCATCAGGTCGAGGTCGCCGTGACCGTCCTTGAGCCCGATGACCCCGGGCGTCCGGGCGAGGGCGACGACGGTCTGCGGGGTGAAGACCGCGTTGTCGCGCTGGTAGACGATCGTCTCCAGGGAGGTGGCCGCCGCGAGGGCGGCGTAGTGGTTCAGCAGCCCCTCCTGGTCGGCGACGACGAGGTACGGGGGCATGGCGAGGAGCCCGTCGGCCCCCGCCTCCTCGGCCAGCTTCGCGTACTGGACCGCGAGTGCCGTGCCGTATCCGGCGCCCGCGACGACGGGGACCCGGCCGGCGGTCTCCTCGACCGCGGCGGTGACGACGAGGCGGAACTCCTCCTGGGTCAGCGCGTGGAACTCGCCCGTACCGCAGCAGGCGAAGACCGCTGCCGCACCGGCGTCGATGCCCCGGCGCACATGTGTACGGAAGGTGTCGAGGTCGACGGTGCCGTCAGGCCCGTACGCGGTGACGGGGAAGAAGAGCGGCCCGGCGACATGGGTGAGCCGGGCGGCAAGGGGGGCTGAGGACACGTGCGCTCCCTGAGCAGATTCAGACGTACACAACTCTGACCGTCGTCCATATTTCTGAACAGCATCACGCTAAGGCAGCCGCGCGGCGCAGGTCAAGACGGGAACACACCCCCGAAGCACCGATCCAACCGCTCCGCACGGCGGAGCCGGCCCCCCGCCCACGACACTTGACGGGTCCGGCCACGGGTTCTTAGCTTGTCCATGCATGTGAATGACATCCATGGATTTGACGCTTCGCGCGTCCGATTGCCGCGCAGCCGACGAACGCGCCGCACCGAGGAGATCCCGTATGCCCGCTCCCCGCACTGTCCTGCTCACCGGCGCCGCAGGCGGCCTCGGCACCCTGATGCGGGGGCTGCTGCCCTCGTACGGCTACGAACTCCGGCTCTTCGACGTGGCCCCGGTCGAGGGCGAACCCGACGCGATCACCGCCGATCTGGGCGACAGGGAGGCCCTGCGCGCGGCGGTGCGGGGCACCGACGCGGTCATCCACCTCGCGGGCATCTCCCTGGAAGCCTCCTTCGACAGGATTCTGCGCGCGAACATCGAGGGGACGTACAACCTCTACGAAGCCGCACGCGAGGAAGGCGTGCGCCGCATCGTCTTCGCCTCCTCCAACCACGTCATCGGCCACACCCCGCGCCCGGTCCCCGGCGATCCGCCGCTCCCCGTCGGCACCACGCGCCGCCCCGACACCTTCTACGGCCTGTCCAAGTCCTTCGGGGAGGATCTGGCCCAGCTCTACTGGGACAAGCACGGCATCGAGACCGTCTCCGTGCGCATCGGGTCCTGCTTCGCCGAGCCGACATCGGTACGGATGCTGTCGCTCTGGCTGAGCCCCGCCGACGGCGCCCGGCTCTTCCACGCCGCGCTCACCGCCGAGGACGTCGGGCACACCGTCGTGTACGGCTCCTCCGACAACACCCGCCTGTGGTGGGACCTGACGACCGCCAGGGCGCTCGGGTACGAACCGAGGGACGACTCGGAGGGCTACGCGGCGGGGCTCATCGCCGAACAGGGCGAACTGGACCCCGCCAACCCCGACCACGCCCATCTGGGCGGCCACTTCGTGACCGACCCGCCCATCTGGCCGCGCTGATCCCCCACGGGAGCGGCGCCGAGCCGGGGACCGGGCCCGCGCCGAGCGGTCCGGGGGCGGCACACACGCCCCGCCGTCCTTTGCCGGGAGAAAGTCGCGCGAAGGCGCGTGAAGGCACGTGAAGGCACGTGAAGGCACGGGAAGGTAAGGGAACGGCAAAGCGGGGTCGTTCGTTACCCGGTGCATGACCGCAATGACCCCCGGCTCGAACATCCCTCTCTCCGCCGCCCGCGTGGCGGTGGACGTCGCCGCTCCGGTGCGGCTCGACGTCTCGGGCCTGCTGCTCACCGCCGACGGCAAGGTGCGCTCCGACGACGACTTCATCTTCTACAACCAGCCCTCGGGCCCCGGGGTGACCTACCGCTCCGGCGGCGGTTCCGCGCCCGACGCGATCGTGGTGGACACCGCCGCGGTCCCGCCCGGCATCGAGAAGATCGTCGTCACCGCGAGCCCGGACGCCGCCGGCCAGACCTTCCAGGGCATCGAGCCCACCGCCACCGTGCGCAACGCGGACGACGGCAGCGTGCTCGCCACCTTCACCCCGCCCCAGCTGGGCGCCGAGACGGCGCTGGTGGTCATCGAGATCTATCTGCGCAACGGCGCCTGGAAGGCCCGCGCGGTCGGCCAGGGCTATGCGAACGGACTCGCGGGCATCGCCACGGACTTCGGTGTCTCGGTCGAGGAGCCCGCGGCCCCGGCCGCCGCCCCGGCCGCCCCTCCGGCCCCGGTCCCGCCCGCCCCTCCGGTCCCGCACACCGCCCCGGTGGACCCGCGGATCGCTCCCCCCGCACCGCCCGCCCCTCCGGCCGCACCCGCGCCCGCGGGCTCCGGCAAGATCAACCTCGACAAGGGCCGGGTCAGCCTCCAGAAGAACCAGACCGTGTCCCTGGTCAAGGGCGGCCGGCCGCTGCTCTCGCAGGTCAAGATGGGCCTCGGCTGGGAGCCCGCGTTCCGCGGCAAGGACATCGACCTGGACGCCTCGGTGATCGCCTACGGCCCGAACCGCAACCACCTGGACAGCTGCTACTTCGGCAAGCTCTCCATCCTGAACGGTGCGGTCAAGCACTCCGGCGACAACCTCACGGGCGAGGGCGCGGGTGACGACGAGGTGATCGTCGTGGATCTGGGCCGTATCCCCGCCGAGGCCACCGGACTGGTCTTCACGGTGAACTCGTTCACCGGCCAGAAGTTCACCGAGGTCGCCAAGGCCTACTGCCGGCTGCTCGACGCGGCCACCGGCGAGGAGCTGGTCCGCTTCGACCTGACGGGCGCCGAGCCGCAGACCGGCGTGATGATGGCCAAGCTGATCAAGCAGTTCTCCGGTGAGTGGGAGATGACCGCCATGGGCGAGTTCGTGAAGTCGCGCACCGTGCGCGGCATGGTGAAGCCCGCCGCCAAGTCCCTGTAGCCCCCGGGCCGGGAACAGCCCCCGGCAAACGGCTTCCGGGGCACCTGACGTTCTCAGGTGCCCCGGATCCGGAGGTTCTCCGGGTGGACGCTGCTCGAACTCGTCCGCCCTCTCAGAGCTT encodes:
- a CDS encoding S28 family serine protease, which encodes MRHKLLPALLCAGIVTATGVLTGPAAVAAGSTPSAPGSVSAATDVREQLDRIPGLTVLSQTLKDGFPFYTLTLTQPVDHRNPARGTFQQRLTLWHRAATAPMVLYTGGYSLATSTREITTLLGANQVSVEHRYFSESRPATVDWRDLNVWQEASDEHAVVEALKTVYTAKWLGTGASKGGMTQVYHERFYPDDLDAVVAYVAPNDADNKDDSGYERFFRTVGTPACRAALNAVQREMLVRRDRILPRFEATVKERGLTFRHLGSADRAFEFSVLDQVWNFWQSGTHTDCPAVPDARTAGDEELYAWSLEHGLSIYSDDGAGADGSGPYYRQAAAQLGWADLKFKHLRDVRNHPDIYRPNSVLPADMRTRYEGRTIKDVDRWVTRRGERMMFVYGQNDPWSAERFEPSPHDSMLFEAPDTNHGALISRLRPADRAKAEATLKRWAGR
- a CDS encoding MFS transporter, translating into MAGSAVGRVLRDRTAGRYLAGVVVSGFGTSAMWLTAGIWVKSLTGSDSLAALTVFAMWAPVLIGPALGAVADRLPGKPLLVRVNAAMAVLLLTLPLVGSAGRIWLVFVVLVLYGVSGVLVDAAEAALVARSVDPVLLGDLNGLRMSANEGMKLLAPLAGAGLYARFGGGTVAVLDAATFVLAALIFARLPVREEAREPLRSGAGEDSRWKELTRGARQLRESPVLRPLVCAGAATMLLAGLNGAAAYAYVDDVLGRSPAYTGLLYAAQGAGSVAVGLLAGPLLRRLGERVFAGAGIALFAVAVGARALPYDAVAPVSAVAIGFGLPCVLIAAMTAVQRETPDAALGRTAATANSLMMAPNALALALGAGLVAVLDTRVLLALTGVLGLFAAVLPGRGRRGAPRPVRTGGGG
- a CDS encoding 5-dehydro-4-deoxyglucarate dehydratase, yielding MSSAPLAARLTHVAGPLFFPVTAYGPDGTVDLDTFRTHVRRGIDAGAAAVFACCGTGEFHALTQEEFRLVVTAAVEETAGRVPVVAGAGYGTALAVQYAKLAEEAGADGLLAMPPYLVVADQEGLLNHYAALAAATSLETIVYQRDNAVFTPQTVVALARTPGVIGLKDGHGDLDLMQRIVSAVRTQLPGGDFLYFNGLPTAELTGPAYRGIGVTLYSSAVFAFAPDIALAFYRALEAGDDGLVNALLDRFYRPLVELRAQGRGYAVSLVKAAVRLQGLDVGGVRTPLTEPTAAHVKDLAGIIASGRALLEEYADGERV
- a CDS encoding NAD(P)-dependent oxidoreductase, which codes for MPAPRTVLLTGAAGGLGTLMRGLLPSYGYELRLFDVAPVEGEPDAITADLGDREALRAAVRGTDAVIHLAGISLEASFDRILRANIEGTYNLYEAAREEGVRRIVFASSNHVIGHTPRPVPGDPPLPVGTTRRPDTFYGLSKSFGEDLAQLYWDKHGIETVSVRIGSCFAEPTSVRMLSLWLSPADGARLFHAALTAEDVGHTVVYGSSDNTRLWWDLTTARALGYEPRDDSEGYAAGLIAEQGELDPANPDHAHLGGHFVTDPPIWPR
- a CDS encoding TerD family protein, translated to MTAMTPGSNIPLSAARVAVDVAAPVRLDVSGLLLTADGKVRSDDDFIFYNQPSGPGVTYRSGGGSAPDAIVVDTAAVPPGIEKIVVTASPDAAGQTFQGIEPTATVRNADDGSVLATFTPPQLGAETALVVIEIYLRNGAWKARAVGQGYANGLAGIATDFGVSVEEPAAPAAAPAAPPAPVPPAPPVPHTAPVDPRIAPPAPPAPPAAPAPAGSGKINLDKGRVSLQKNQTVSLVKGGRPLLSQVKMGLGWEPAFRGKDIDLDASVIAYGPNRNHLDSCYFGKLSILNGAVKHSGDNLTGEGAGDDEVIVVDLGRIPAEATGLVFTVNSFTGQKFTEVAKAYCRLLDAATGEELVRFDLTGAEPQTGVMMAKLIKQFSGEWEMTAMGEFVKSRTVRGMVKPAAKSL